The DNA region AACCTACCCTTATGAGGAGGGCTAGGGTGAGGGTGATGCCTCATGTACGAACCCAAACTATTCTTTCTTTTCTGATCTCTACGTTCTCCGATTCTCCCCGTCTCCGTTTCTCCGATTCATTTTCCCGGAGAGGTTACCCATTCTTAAGCGCCCCTTCCTTATCCAACTGCGTCAGAATCTGCATCCACAAACCAACAGTGATCCCACCACCAGGCACACCAGCCGATTGCCCTGCTTCAAATAACTCACGCTTGGTCGCACCGTACTCGATCGCCCGTTTGAGATGCGCCTCGGCCCCTTCTTGACGACCCGAGAAAACCAGAACCGCACTCATGATCATCTCACGATACTTAACCGGCAAAGTCCGCCCTTCACCGGTCCCTTTCTCAGTGTAAGCGCGGAACGCTTGCGCGTACTCTGCATCTTGTTGTTCCATCCACTCCAGAAACGAGTACAGTTTTGGATTCGTT from Deltaproteobacteria bacterium includes:
- a CDS encoding carboxymuconolactone decarboxylase family protein, with protein sequence MYSPLGLLAIAPQDGMATKKKEATMSNAAKDARPASRSYAETNPKLYSFLEWMEQQDAEYAQAFRAYTEKGTGEGRTLPVKYREMIMSAVLVFSGRQEGAEAHLKRAIEYGATKRELFEAGQSAGVPGGGITVGLWMQILTQLDKEGALKNG